The DNA region AAATGCACCTATGCCTGCAGTCTTTTCTACTAATACCTTTGCACCCTCTTCTGTCAGTTTTTCTACAGTTTCAGGTATTGCAGATACACGTCTTTCTCCATGCATAATCTCTTTTGGTATTCCAATAGTGATTCCTTTGAATTGTCTTGCCATACATAAAGCCCCCTTTGTTTTTATTGTTCTATTAATATATAATAAGCAAAAACCGTGCCAATAAGAAATGGCACGGTTTTCTATGCTTTAATACTAATAAAATCTACAAATTTTTAATTTCAGAATGAATCTACATACAAAAAAGAGTTCCTAGAAAAAACGCTTTGTATTTGAGTGCAAGTCGGGAGAAAAAGTTTCCAAAAGCAGCAAATGATAAATAGATCGTGGTAACTTTTGTTTCCATCTGGTAACTTTTGCTACCATTCTGCTTTTTTCTTTTTCAACTTTTCAATCTTCTTTAACAACGCCGTATGTGATATACCTAAAGCTTTCGCTGATTTTCTGATTGAACCATGTCTTTGCAAAGTTTCCTCTATTACTTTATATTCCAGCTGTTCCACCAGAGTTTTTAAAGGTTTATCCTCTTGATAGGAAAATTCTAAATAATTATCCTCTTCGAATGCGAACTTGTCTAAATCAATAATCCTTCCCGGATTTAAGCTGATTGCTCGCTCAATCATATTCTGTAATTCCCTCACATTTCCAGGCCAATCGTAATTGACTAAAAAGGCTAAAGCCCTTGCTGTTAAAGTTTTAGTAGGCTTCCCTGTGGCTCTAGCATAATGCAATAAAAAATGTTCAGCCAATATAGGTATATCCGCTCTTCGTTCTCTTAAAGGAGGTATTTTTACAGGAACTACATTAAGTCGATAATAAAGGTCTTCCCTGAATTTACCTTGTTCCGCCATCTTCCAAAGATCCCTATTAGTGGCTGCTATTATTCTTATATCTATCGATTTTTCCTTATATCCTCCAATCCTTCTTATCTTCATTTCCTGGATTGCTCTTAAAAGCTTTGCTTGAGTACCTAGTGTAAGATCTCCCACCTCATCAAAGAATACAGTTCCTTTATGTGCAACCTCCAACAAACCGGCCTTTCCTCCGCGTTTTGCGCCACTGAAAGCACCATCTTCATATCCAAAAAGCTCACTTTCCAACAAAGTCTCAGGTAATGCTGCACAGTTAACAGGATAAAAAGGATGCTCTGCCCTATTACTCACCGAATGTATAGCTTTTGCAAAAAGCTCCTTTCCTGTCCCACTTTCTCCTAAAATAAGCACTGTGCTGTCGGTATCTGCAACCAGTCTGGATCTTATGATAGCCTTCTTCAAGGCATCGCTTTCGCCTATTATTTTGCCAAATTCATCATTGCTCTTGTTTGGATGCTGTAAACACTTCACTTCTTCTACTTTTTTTATATTTGGAATCAATGCAAGATCTAATATAATATCCTCTTTTATTTTTACATCATCGCACTCCAATTCAAAATACATTGTTTCAGGCATCACTTCAAGTGCTGAAATACTAATTTTATATTTATTGATAACCTGGCTGGTATCATACACCATCCCCGCCCTATCTTCGAACTCAATCCGTAATCTAAAGATTCCCATATAATTCACCACCTGTTTTTTATGTAAACAATTAAGAAGTTGAGTGCGATTTTAAATACTATAATTATAAACTATATTCAATAAAACTCATTATAATCCTCTTTATTATCCAATGCAGAAATTTATTCTTTAAAACTGCTGGAAGAATTAGATGGAAAAACTTGATGATTTAAATAATTAAAAAAGCGCTAGAAATTAAATTCTAGCGCTAATCATTGGTGGGCCATCAGGGATTCGAACCCGGGACGCCCTGATTAAGAGTCAGGTGCTCTGCCAACTGAGCTAATGGCCCATGTTATTCTTTTGGCGCGCCCAGTAGGATTCGAACCTACGGCCTCCAGATTCGAAGTCTGTCACTCTATCCAACTGAGCTATGGGCGCAAAAAATCTGGAGCGGGTGATGGGGATCGAACCCACGCAACCAGCTTGGAAGGCTGGGGCTCTACCACTGAGCTACACCCGCATCAGTTATACAATCATTGGAGCGGAAGACGGGATTCGAACCCGCGACATCCGCCTTGGCAAGGCGACGCTCTACCACTGAGCCACTTCCGCATAAATGGTGCGGGCGAAGAGATTCGAACTCCCACGTCGATAGACACTAGATCCTAAGTCTAGCGCGTCTGCCAGTTCCGCCACGCCCGCATGTCTGGTGACCCATCGGCGACTCGAACGCCGGACACCTTGATTAAAAGTCAAGTGCTCTACCGCCTGAGCTAATGGGTCTTTATAATATTAAATTTTGGCTGGGGTGGCAGGACTCGAACCTACGAATCCGGGAGTCAAAGTCCCGTGCCTTACCGACTTGGCTACACCCCAACACATATTTGAAGTTTTAATGGGGTGGATAGAGGGATTCGAACCCTCGGCCTCTAGAGCCACAATCTAGCGCTCTAACCAACTGAGCTATACCCACCACATATATGGCGCGCCTGAAGGGATTCGAACCCCTGGCGCACGGATTAGAAGTCCGTTGCTCTATCCTACTGAGCTACAGGCGCACATCTGGAGCGGGTGATGGGGA from Clostridia bacterium includes:
- a CDS encoding sigma 54-interacting transcriptional regulator is translated as MGIFRLRIEFEDRAGMVYDTSQVINKYKISISALEVMPETMYFELECDDVKIKEDIILDLALIPNIKKVEEVKCLQHPNKSNDEFGKIIGESDALKKAIIRSRLVADTDSTVLILGESGTGKELFAKAIHSVSNRAEHPFYPVNCAALPETLLESELFGYEDGAFSGAKRGGKAGLLEVAHKGTVFFDEVGDLTLGTQAKLLRAIQEMKIRRIGGYKEKSIDIRIIAATNRDLWKMAEQGKFREDLYYRLNVVPVKIPPLRERRADIPILAEHFLLHYARATGKPTKTLTARALAFLVNYDWPGNVRELQNMIERAISLNPGRIIDLDKFAFEEDNYLEFSYQEDKPLKTLVEQLEYKVIEETLQRHGSIRKSAKALGISHTALLKKIEKLKKKKAEW